The Trichomycterus rosablanca isolate fTriRos1 chromosome 19, fTriRos1.hap1, whole genome shotgun sequence region TGGTTTGCTACTGTACTGGTCAGTCCCAGTGAGGGAGGCGTGGCCTCTCTGAATGTCAGATCAAGGATGAGATTAAAGGTTTCAAGAAGTAAAGGTCAGGCCCACCTACTTCACAATAAAAGGAAAGAGAACATGGGTGTGAATGGGTGCGAGACCTTGGCACTTTCGGGGAACTCCTCAGGCGCCCGGTGAAGCAGGACGTGTCCTTTACCCGGCAGGTTCATGTAGATGCAGTTAGCGGCAGCATCATCAGGGAGTGTGAGCTTATCGTACTTATGATCACTCATCTGCTGCAtcatctgagagagagagagagagagagagattccaTTAATGATGATCAATCAAAATCTTCATTACAAATGAGAAACGAAAAGACCAGAAACACGCCagagtcattattattataaaatcccACCAATCTGAGCTGTTCTTGAATATTTGGTTATATTGTCGTTATTGTTGGGGACCGATGATGTAGCAGACAGGAGGATCCTTCACTTCTAACCTATAACTATATAGGGCAGTGATGGATCAGTGGTTAAGCTACCGGACTTGTCATCaggaggttgccggtttaagccctcaattgctcgaatagtgttcagtcataacttttggattaaagcgtctgctaaatgccgtcaTCTAGTCTGTAGATAATACGGTATCGTAGATCTTGTTCGTAAATAAACTCTCTGAACTTAGACATAGAAAAATCTGGAGGAGctgtaaccacacacacacacaggcacacatacacacacacagacacacaagcacacacacacacacacaagcgtcACTGTGAAAGAATGTGAAGTGTATGATGATATCACCGCCGTGTGATTGGTCAGTTTGATTTGATTATGAAACCCTCTGTCGCTATCCGCTCTCCCAGACCTCAACGTCTAAACATGGTGTTtccgaccacacacacacacacacacacacacacacacacacacacacacacacacacacacacacacacaggagtaAGCAGTAACGGGGGGATTTTTTTGTATTGAatgtacagtgctgtaaaaaagaTTATTCAAATGATTACATTAACCCTGATATGTATTGCACAAAGGGAACTTGGGGGCTCAGGTAGCGGTAAATTACTCTAGCACACTACTGCtaagattttgaagtatgtctgtgaccATAAAGTCAAAAGATagaacagcatttgtatggctgggcactgaaacctcaattgatgttctaattcatcccggagctgttgagtggggctgtggtcagggctctgtgcaggacactggagtttctttaaattgagctttttttatgtctttattgAGCTGCTtcaatgctggaacaggaaacagacttacctaaactgttgctgtaaaatcggaagcatatcatttacattgttgaggctgaaacacacaagtttaataattagaaggggcgtcccaatacttttgtccatatagtgtataatcacCAGACGGTCAGTGTGGGTATGGAGCCTCTAAAGCGTTCTCATAGGGTTCCGGTGAGAGAAATGAAAGCAGGTCTCACCACAGAAGAATGTGAGGTATATGATGACCTCAGTGTGGTCCGATCGTGTGATTGGTCAGTGTAAACTGATTATGAACCGAGCTGCTGGAATCTTTCCTCTCATCCACCTCAAGATCTAAACATGGTGTCGTTCCTCAAACGAAAGGCATTTTCTCTGTTTAGAAGAACAACTGGAAACCCCCTGAATGAaagttgaagtgtgtgtgtgtgtgggggggggggtctgttCCTGTGGTCGCTGTGACATACGAATTAGGGGGAGGAGGGAGTCACAGAGACGGCTCTGCGAGAGAACCAAATGCTGGCAGGTGAAGAAAAGCGGTGCAGATTGGacattggaaatgactaaactgggagataaagggggatCATTCATTTGATGATCTGAAAATTCTAAAATGTTCTTTACCTTGACGTGGCCTCCTTGTTgcttatcatttattataattagaTAAAGCCTGTGATATCTTTGTGCCCACATAAATTGGTTTAGTTTGACTGGTTAATATAAGATACATGAAACAGTGGTTTATATGCTAAATAAAACTTTGTCTGAATGGTCAAACGTAATCCAAGAAACACCAAACGACCTTGACTGTAGCTTAAATCACCAGTAAGCTTACATACTGTAcgccagagccgtagatagagagagttgcgacactccttgatctcgccgctacgcggtcacgtggttcatgtaaccctccaatagttccaaacaaacccggcgctgtcatgttctcatatgggacaggcagcagtgaatgaaatattaaacattaaataataaacatttgtacaatttctgggtattttcacctgcctttacatttactgcatctgctttaatatcaatttggtatatgaagtggaagattgatgtttataatgacttaataggtcgttcttgttaacacacagtacattatattagcatacattacataatgcgatatcattaagtagtagagacaatatacagtacagagattagacagttttttatgttttgttttttacataaactaatctcccttcactttcctgaggattcataataataatcattttggttaaacactaagccatgtggctggattcataaggtttacctgcactgaatgaacagattcataaacacactaccgtaccaatacctttaacattatagtgcaggtacatgaaatagcattaattcacgtcttatttcatgagtaagtaataatttattcctacatgtaatacatgaattaattcataattaatatgcactagttcattttgtctaatgtaagtggtggacaaggtacacaaaccatgtagttgagttaaagtagagatatccaaggtaacatattactccagtaaaagtagtaataaaagtaaaatactctttacctccactaaagtactaaactaaatttaccttcaaatgtacttaagaatgaaagtaaaagtataatgatttattatggctctgatgttttattatcatttctgtaacaagactcttgattaatcaacttttaattaatccattttaggtgaaaagactctagtgtcaataatttagcttaactgactaagctaaattcagttatacctattaattaagataaacatgtaacatttagtgctgagcaaatgctaaacaataacagtattaagtatattaatgacatcaaattcattatttttttaaaacaaagcaacaaacagctaaaaatgcttgataagtagtgaaaATGagtggggctctatgggttgtttggaactatacagagctccacaacccggaagctgcacagaaaatatgtcccgccccctttccaacggttccctatgggagtgtcgccactctgttctctctaccgctctgctgTACGCtaactatatattttattatttaaaccaAAACCCATGGTCAGTAGCAAGCTAACAAACATTAGGCTGTTGTATCTAGGTAAACCGGCAGCAAATTTCACTTGAGAACTAGCCAAATGTAAGCCTACAATGATATCATGTAAATAAAACCAGGAGCAAAAACATTAGCGAGCTAGATAACAATAGATTTGAGAGTATGTTTTGCTGACTGATTAAAAGCAGGCGCCTACAGTCGCTTAGCTAACATTAGAGCAATAAGCACAGAAGCCATGATAAGCACTTTTGTTAGCATGTTGGGCTAAATATATTTTActctttaattaaaaacaaatgctaattTGGCAAACAAGCCAGTTAAATAATGGCAGGTAAGTGTTGTGGCATGATGTCATGTGAAGATCATTTCCTGGCGTCAGTCTCCTCGATGCCGTCTCGAACTACATCGTTATTTTTCTAATGGTTTGCTAATTATATTCTATTAGCGCAATGAGCTAAGctgtactaacacacacacacacatatacacacatatatacacatacacacacacacacacacacacacacacacttgtaaaaGTTGACTCGGCAATGCTAGATTgagctttaataatgcagtattTACACTCTCAGTTCTGCTATGTGTTGTTCATGTTTTATTGGTGTCTATCGTCACCAACAGGGGGCGATGTGGCGCTGGTTTAAAGCAAACACacgtatattcattcattcattgtgtttTAAAACCGCTTTATCcgattcagggtcgcggtgggtacaattcaccagaggaaaggtaggaaacacgtcacagggcaaacacacacacacacacacatttggggGGGAATTTAGTTTCtggttgcatgtctttggactgtgggaggaaaccggagcaccaggagtaAAGCCAAagggacacggggagaacatgcaaactcacagaaaggacccggaccgcttaaCCTGGgcatcaaactcaggaccttcttgctgtgaggcgacactaTATAATACATAGAGCCCAGACATATACTGCCTACTaccccagtatatactgcaatAATGCTACACTGCTCCAGtataatatatactatataatacaTATTGTCCAAGTATATACTGCCTACTaccccagtatatactgcaatAATGCTACACTagcccagtatatactgcaatAATGCTACACTACCCCATCATATACTATATAATACATACAGCccagatatacactatataatacATATTGTCCAGGTATATACTGCCTACTatcccagtatatactgcaatAATGCTACACTACcccagtatatactatataatacaTATTGTCCAGGTATATACTGCCTCCtgccccagtatatactgcaatAATGTTATAATGCAGTTTGTTGGTAGAAACATCTATTTTCTGAACCCCATGGCGGTTGGTGTGTACATTTTCACCCAGTTGAGGCTGAATCCTGTGGGCTTAAGGCTGCATTGCACAACATCCAGAAACTGAAGGATGATGAATTCTACTTATTTTCATTATGTTCTCTATTAATTAATTAGCTTTTTATCTATCTAGAAcctgcttgtttatttttaagtgtATTGATCCCACTGTCCTCTCCAGTAGAATTCAgcccctgttgagtctggttcctctcaggtTCATGTTTAAACCTTATATAAATCTGCAGTGGAAAATGTGGAGGTATATGAAataataaacatggctgaatgTTTTGCTTCTCTGTGATTTAAAGGTGTGAATGTGCTCCATCTCTTCCTGGCCCTTTCTGCTCTAACAGACGATGAGCATCTGATCCTGCGGGACAGGCGGACCTGTTGGAGGTGCTTCTGACTCACTCCTTCCTCAGTTTATGTGTGAAGAGTGTGTTTAGTCTGAAACAAATCCTTGTACCTTTTAATTCTCCTTCCCAGCGTCTCATCGTAAACGTATGACCAGCTCTTTTGGTGTGACAGAGACCGAAAGTGAACTTATACTCGAGCAGGTCGTGTTTACTGAGAAAACAGAATTCTGGGGGTTTCCAGGATGGCAGATATCATCCTAATCTGAGCTCTGAGGGTTTGTCTGGGCATTGGCACTGTCAGCGTTTGTTTAAGTAATGTGGTATTCTTAATCTTATAAGAAAATAAATCCCAGCATTCCGATGCTGGCATAGTTGAAGATTACTCGTTTGATTGTTtcatttctaacaggtgtataaaaccaacagtttgggaaaggcccgtTTCTGTTCCAGGTCTATATAGACGTGAGGGCCTCTTCCACGGCCTGCacggagccctgacctcaaccacacCGAACAGCTTTGGGTTGAATTGGAAAGTTGACCACAAACCAGGATTTCATCTAGCATCACTGCCTGACCCCATGAAATGCTCTTCTGACCAAATGGGGCTTGGaccagtgaccttccgattactactCCCGCTcctcaaccactgagctaccactgctctactAAATAATGATATTTAAATGGCAACTCATTAAaatatcattcatttattcattcaccgtctgttttaccacgtctttatcctggtcagggctgcggtGGGTCAGATTTATTGGgggaaaggtaggaaacactatagtttacctgactgcatgtctttggacttgtgggaggaaacaggagcttctgaaggaaacccatgggagggagaacatgcaaactccacacaaaaaggaccctgaCTGTGCTACCAACCTTGCCAGCCCAACCAGCCCATATTTAGCATTAATCTTTAAATGTTTTCACTTAAACTtactcatttttttaaataatttttggtATTAaacggatgcttttatccaaagcgacttgactattgtgactgaatacaattcaagcatttaaaggttaagggctttgctcaagggcccaataacGGCAACGTGGCAGCTTTAAATATCAGGAGAAAAGCATTTCCACTGATCCACATCATCATTGTTTCTTCAGTTCTACTTCAAAGGCTTTGATCTCCCAAAATCTGTATCAGTTCCTCTATATAAAACCACTGGAGTAGTTTGGACACAAACACGACCGTCCGTCTCCTCAGGGGTCACCCTGGAGGAGCACCAAGGCCGAGTGGAATCGAAAATATTTGGATTTCGTCGGTTTCTCGGGACCTGCTAAAGCGATCGCTCTGGCATGCGGGAACGTCTTCAAAGTGCACCGAGGTCCTTTGTTGTTAGGACAGAACCTTCCGAACCAATCGGCTTAAATACCGTTAAAGTCGTAAAAACAGGCACCTCAGAGTCTCTGGCCTTTCAGAGTGAGGATCGGTCCTGCAGGAGAGCCGCAGCGACCCCATTCATCCACCGGACTCTCCTGACAAGCACCGGGGAAACCAGACTGGAATTAGAACACAGAGCCTGttatatacagccaaaagtatttggacacctgaccacgagcttgtcagacatcccatttaaaaaacaaatggtattcaTTTAGGCAAAAGGTCCCACAAGCTCACAGTAGGTGAGGATTCTTGTAGGGCTTCCAAACCGCTACTGCAAGCACCAACAACGTCAGCGTACAACTCCAATCATTACCAAGCGTCATACCTTCAAGACCAGTCTGGGTTTGTTGAATGCCAGAAGAACACCAGAGAACCAGAGGAAAAAGAGGAACGTCTGGACATCTTTTCTTCTCATTTCCCCCATTTTAATGCAGTTTAGTCAGTTCTATTTCCCTATTATAATTTCTTCTAGCACTTGCGCAACACCCACGCTGGCTGCGGAGCACCCACCGCTTCCGAACTCATAGTATGCTAGTGCCTCCACCAGACAGCAGGTATGACACCCTGTatgaccctccctccctcagacacagcataCATCACTTTAGCTTCTACCCTGGAGATACTTTACCTTCAAGGCTTTCTGAGCCGGCTCACTGGAACCGATGGCAATAAGTCCCGGACCCGCCATGCTGCAGAAACTCTTCAGATGCAGACCGTCCATGACCGGGACCGTGGACACAGCGTAGTCCTGCAATCAAATTCCCCAAAAATGTGCACTTGAGAGAGATATTTTCACaccattacatttttttttttatggaaaaTAAAACAGATCTCGGTACGCAGGCGTGATTTTCCTACTGCAGTTTCCCCAAACTGACCGCGAAGTTTCCGTAAACATCAACTTAATGGTGCTGCGATAAGGAGGCAGAGTCGTTCCGAAGCGCTTTAAAGAACAAACATCCATTTCCTGCTCGTTATGAGTCGAGCGTCAGCTGTGTTTTGGAGAATTAGCAAAGCATGGCTGAACTCGCCATCAGAACTGTGGGAAGACCGACGGAGGCTTATCGCAACGCCAGGTGAAATCCGCTGCATCTTACTGGAGATCGGACTTTCAGACATTAATGAATTTGGGTTAGAATTGAGACCAGACACTATTATGAAAGCTCAGAGTCCAGGgaccttgatcaagggcccaacagttgtaTCCCCAATGTTCTGGTAGGTACCGCTGAGCCACGATATTTATCATTCAGAACTCAGTGGACAGTGcaaggtcaaaagtatgtagacatccctTCTTTAGCTTTTCGGCATTACCACacgacagtggtagcttagtgggtagagctttgggctttaaatcagaagattgtcggttcgaatccaggctctgctatgcagccactgttgggcccttgagcagggcccttaacccggTCTGTgtaagtgtactgtatatacgacaaatgaaggcattcttcttctaaATTTAGCTGAAGCTTTTTATCCAAAATCTGACAACCTAGCAAaggtggggctagaaccagtgaccttctgataacCAGACCATTACTAGACTTTTACATTCATACAGAGACGTCGATCAGATTCCAAAAACACCGACAAACACAGACAGGTTCAACCAGCACCCACCTTAAAGGTGTTGGCCAGGATCTCCGCTCCTCTCTGATTGGTCCTCTTGGATAAACCCACAAAGAACTCCTGACctacagaaacaaacacacacatttatttacactatatggccaaaagtgttgggacacctgaccatgagcttgttggacacttTCCGGGTTCATTCCAGAACCATCAAAATTTATTTTGAATCGCTTCCTCTTTCgtttttgtgggaatttgtgcccattcagtcaatagagtcagtgaggtcaggcactaatatTGGAAGAGAAaataaggcctggctcacagtccaagtgtaattcatcccaaaagtgttgagtTGGGTTCTGTATAGAACAAACGGAGCTGCTTTGAGTACAACTAATCAAACCATGACCATGTCGTTAAAGATaggggacttccccaaactgttgccacaatgttaaaaTCATAGCATGGACCTCATATCGTTGTTATATATCTGCTATCAACAAATGTAGTAGAAACACCTACAGCCAATCGTTAGGAGGGGTGTTcatatacttctggccatatagtgtatctttaGATCTATgggatacagtcagtaatggacTATAGTGGAAGAGGAAGAACACACACTAAATAATATAGACGTATAGCTACTCATGGCTGGCAGctactgtggaaatttgtgctcgTTCAGCCCATTTGTCATGACGAGAAGCCCTGGCCTACTGaggacgttccaattcatcccaaaatgacacattacaggAGCATTCCTGAGAAACCAGTCCACTGGGATGTACAGTTCGGCATGTTTTGGTACCTGAATTAGAATCTGTATCTGTGTATCTACCTGTGAAGAGAACGTCCCCTCCGTCCAGGGTCGCTGATTCGTCGGTCATCTCCACGACGTGCAGGCCGAGCTCGGTCAGCGCCTTCTTCACAGCCTCGGTCTGGAAGAAGCCGAGAggacatgatgttaaaaaatcGGTTTAATTTGCTTCCCTAATTCTAGTACTTACTATCATAGAGACTCGTGCTTCATGGGCTGTGTTCAAAATCACAATCTGttcactatatagtgcactagtatATACGACATATAGAGGAGACGGTGCAAAGTAATGCTGACCAAAGTGTTGCTGATGTGGACCGATGACTGGACTCTATAGggacgaaagtattgggacgccccttttaatttttgaattcttgtgttttcagccataacagttgctgactttgcagcaacagtttagggaaggtctttcctgttccagcatcaaAGCGAGCTCTATGAAAAATATGGAGCTCTATAAAGCTCGAGACTTTCCTGACCGACGTCGGTGCCCAGCTGTACAAATTCTGCCATCTTCtgactaaacgggcacaaattcccacagcatATCAATCAATCATCATCAAtcaatcattttcttaaccgcttatctagttagggtcgcgggggggtactggagcatatcccagcttttcaatgggcgcaaggcacacagtaacaccctggacgggacgccagtcaatcgcagggcagtcacacacacacattcacctatagggcaattcagtatctccagttaagctgactgcatgtttttggacacgcagacacgaggagaacatgcaaactccacacaaaacggacccagaccgctccacctggggatcgaacccaggaccttcttgctgtgaggcgacagtgctacccactgtgccaccgtgccCCACAGCATATCATTCACCCTATATCACAAACAACTAAATTCAATCGCCCGAaggggcgtctacatacttttggccgcacGGCGTACGCGGCTATGAAAGCTCAAACTTTTATTTAGGTTAATAGTTGATAGCTGCAGCCGTATCGCATGAAGATCACGTCTGGGGTTTTTGGAGCTTTTTGGACCTCGGCGCGAGATGACAGAATGCGACCAGACCGTCCAAGATATCTCGATGACATCATGACTCAGGAGCAGCGCTGATGTCATCGCGCGAGGAAACATGTTAAACGTTTTTATGAGGAAAAGAAGCCAAAGGAAGTGAAAATAAGAGCAATAAAAAGACGCCGCGATCTCTGAGACGTGAGGTCTGCCTGGCTGCTGATCTGATCCCGGTCGCTCGccgcgtgcgtgcgtgcgtgtgatTTACAGGCCCGTTTTCGGCAACTCTCGGGGGCCCCgatttattttttgtactttttttttacagccccGAATCAGAGTTTCCACGGCGATATCTGGCGATGAGGTCATCGCAGCGCTAATCGAATGCTTCTGCTCCTGTCCAGCCGAGCATGAGGTCACGCAGGTATGTCGCAACGGCTCCCGCGGGGCCCCCGGTTTCCTTTCTGAGATAACGCGCGCCGTCGCCCACCCACCGTCTCAAATCAAACACACGCGGAGAGAGCGAGATTACACtgtacggacaaaagtattgggacgccccttctattTACTGACCTCAtaattcaagtgtttcagccaaaacaattgctaacagctgtaataaaccgattaaataaaggaaattatattctTCCAACTAtgcagcaacaatttagggaaggccgtttcctgttccagcatgattgtgtccATAAAGTCATGAAGAAAAcgccctggacaggacaccgattaaaaacccacttaTAGGGTCAAGTAAAGGACGCCTGACCTCCTGCGAAGTACCaaagcgctcggcttgagcggtgcgataaaatgtcatcaaagtgtgaatctgagctgaatctgcattagtgtggaataagcatcagatccagggttacagctccacatgtatctgtgtttatctggattttcctccctgttttacttttaaacttgtgttacagctccagcttctcccagggtctaaaatgcttatcgttaaaaataaagcttaacgttgtttaatgtattaaaagggccagtgatagctcagtggttaaggtactggactagtaaacagaaggttgccggttcaagccctgccaccacccagttgccactgttgggtccctgagcaaggcccttaaccctcaattgctcatcgtgttccgctcattgtgtaagtcgctttggataaaagcgtctgctaaatgctgaaaatgtaaatgttaaaaataaagcttaacgttgtttaatgtattaaaagaacaacacaggggccgctcaggtggtgcagtggtaaaaacacacgctggaaccagagctgggatctcgattacctcgtatcgaatcccagctctgcctgccggctaaggctgagcggccacatgaacaacgattggcctgttgttcagatatgggcgggactaagccggatggtgtctctctctcatgaccgatgcaattacgacctctgctggctgattgatgggaaaagagtgctctcaaagtGTGTctgtccgtacacaacgctgagctgcactgcactcgtcaatgtgtaggtgataagatgcatacggctgctgcccacgtgtcggagggggcgtgggttagcttcgttctcctcaatcagagcggggatcggcattggtggagaggaagcatgatgcccCTCCAATTACCTCTGTGATCTCTTGACTATGtggcaaaagtattaggacacctgaccatgagcttattggagATCGCTCTGCTTGAAAGTTTTTCTACAAGACttcggagtgtgtgtgtgggcaacACAACTGACAATTACGGCAACCAAACACAATCCAAGCAATgaagggtttagggccttgctcgagggtccaacagtggctacttggtggtggattactagtccagaaccttgaCCATTAAGCTTCCGCCACTCACAGTGATTTCTAATGTGTGTTTCTGACCCTCCAATTATCTCTGTGCCCTCttgactatgtggacaaaagttttgggacacctgaccatgagcttattggagATCGCTCTGCTTGGAAGTTTTTCTACAAGActtcggagtgtgtctgtaggatttTAGGCATTTACTAGAGACTTTTATCCAACATCCAACATAatccaagcaattaaaggtttagggccttgctcaggggtccaacattgGCATCTCTGTGCTCTAATACTAGTCCAACACCTTTAAGCTGCCACCACTCACAAAGACCCTCCAATTATCTCTGTGCCCTCttgactatgtggacaaaagtattaggacacctgaccatgggcttgttggacatcacattccTGAACTATTGGCATTCATATTGAATCGCTTCCTCTGAGgctctgatcactagtccaacACCTTGACCATTACACTCCCGACCAAtcacagtgttttctaatgtgtgtttgtgtctctgtaTCAGCATTTTAACATCAAATCCCCTTCAGCCTCTGGAATTACCTCCGTGACCTCTCGACTGTCCCACCAAGGCTGATGTATCAGAGTCTGAAACACTTTCCTCTCCCCAGGGAAATGTCAGAGGTGAAAGGTGAGCCGAGCCTAATTTCGGGGTAAAATGGGGTCATCGCTGACAGGCTgcctgagtgagtgagtgaattttcTGTTTCTCCGGCGGTATCTCTCACTCCTATGATTTATAGTGATGATGTGTCATGGTGTTTTATCAGCCAGGTAAGAGTTCCAGGTAAGAAGTGCAGATTTAGGCTTAGTCATAACCGGATACGATCCGGCCCGGGGTTCCAGTGAAATTCATTATACGTGTAGGAATAAAGATGTGAACGCAGGTATTGTAGGCTTGTGTTGGCCTGCCAGATCCTGCCAGATTCAGTGAGCgtgatatttaataaaatttatttGAATATTATAGTCTCCCAGCGTCCAGGACTTTTCtaacataaaaatgacaaacatgCCGGACGAataaatgcggagcaaccaacggagttcttttcaaatgtgaataaattctcattgatttttaatgtgtattAAGGTGCACGAGTGTCGTtcatttgtaaattcgggcGGTTTAACCgtttcagttgatgttccggttcattccagagctgtctGTCCAGTgtgactgaggtcagggctctatgcaggacactggagtttatttACAGGGACTCAGGAATGGAACAGGAATGAGCCTTCCcttaactgttgctgcacataTTTCCTTCATATAACACTTTTCAGAGGGGTCTGCGATTGGTCCCTGACCAGTGTGTGGTTGGTCCAATCTGGTCCacgtaattgatttattacagctgtaagTAATTGTCGTGGCTGACCACATGAATTTGAAGATAAGgggcgtcctaatacttttggccatata contains the following coding sequences:
- the ddah1 gene encoding N(G),N(G)-dimethylarginine dimethylaminohydrolase 1, whose protein sequence is MEADSGFGRFTHAVVRNMPSSFAAEALRSGALGEVDSARARQEHGHYVRVLKERLGLQVLVLEADEALPDCVFVEDAAVVCGDTAIITRPGAPSRRGETEAVKKALTELGLHVVEMTDESATLDGGDVLFTGQEFFVGLSKRTNQRGAEILANTFKDYAVSTVPVMDGLHLKSFCSMAGPGLIAIGSSEPAQKALKMMQQMSDHKYDKLTLPDDAAANCIYMNLPGKGHVLLHRAPEEFPESAKVFEKLKDHMLIPITNMEGSKVDGALTCCSVLINKPAKV